The Triticum urartu cultivar G1812 unplaced genomic scaffold, Tu2.1 TuUngrouped_contig_5941, whole genome shotgun sequence DNA segment ATAGATATTCTACGACTAGTTCATAGCTAGCGCAGGCCCAGTCCCTGTCTTGCTTGCTTTGTTTCTGTCAGACTTCAAAGGTTCTGCAGCCTGCTGTTGTTCTTCACGCTGATGATCCGGTTAAGAATGGCGGCCAGCCTGACGCCTCCCTGGGCAATGCTGAAGCCTGAAATGAAATAGCTTACACACAGACTTAAAGTAAGGTTGAGCTTGATGGCGTCGATCATGGTGCGTAGGTCATCCTTGTAGAACTTGCTGATGGCCGTCTGGATGACCTTGTCATCCCACACCTGAAAGCCATATTGCGTTAGACAGAGGAACGACCAGAGAAGATCAGCGCCACGTACCAATTATTGTTGTATCATACGGTGGTGTTGGCGAAGCCGGCGGCGGTCAGGGAGATCCGGTGCGGCGATCTTCAACATCATACTCAGACTTGTCCTGCAGCAACATGGGTGATTTTTTCCCTCAAGTTTACTTTAGGGAGTCTTCATGTCTGGTTTGGGGGCGGCGAGGCGGCAACATTGTCCCAGTGTAGGAATAATGTTCTCCTGTTCTTTTTCTGCTCCGCCAGTGTGCTTATGACCGGCGAAGGGCGCGCGGAGCCGTGTCTCCCATGGGTCTTCTGGGATCTAGTCGGTTTAGGTTTCTAATGGATCTGCTTGGATTCGATCGGCTTTCGTGGTCTTCGGAGTTTCTACAAGCCTTTTTTTTGCGTTTCCTTCTCTGGGGCAGCAATTTGGTTCGCAGAATCACGCCCCCCCCCCTCCGGCATTTCTTGATCTGCATCGACGACTTTTCGGCCATTGCTTCTACGAGCTCATAGGTTTACTAAAATTTACTCGGCCAAGGCGGAGGCCAAAAGCGGGACTGAGCTATGCTCACGGCGTCTCGCTGGAGatgcaagaggaagaagacttcgACGCTCCCAAGAATTTCATTGTATTTTAGTCTTTTTGTATAAGTGTGTTTGCAAGAATTTGTGATACTTAATATATGTCCTTCGACCTTTCCACATGAAAAACAACCAGTTGACCCTCTCCACACAACATCATGCATGCGTCCTCATGCTcgtcatactccctccgtccgtgAATAAGTGTACTTCTACCATTTGTCCTAAGTCAAACTTTTATAATTTTGACTAACCTTTTAGAAAAGAGTAATAATATATATGACATCAAATTGGTAATTTAGGAAAATACATTTCAAAACGTATCTAGTGATACTAATTTAGTGCCATAAATGCTGCTACTTTTTCATATAAAGTtgctcaaagttttaaaactttgacttaggacaaaaactagatgtacacttattcacagacggagggagtagacaTCAGCGTCCTGTCATATTGCCACTCCCTCCATCCAAATATATACGGAGTAATGTGTTTTCCACCAACTAAAACTTTTTTAAAATTGCACTTTTTTCGGAATCGAATTAGACACAGAAAGTCCTCAAGCAACTTATAAGTTATAACTAGCAAAGCCGATACAATGACTTTGAGAAAAACATTCGCTTGGATAATCTCTAAAGTGCCCAACATATGACTATTCTGCCCTCTCTAAACAAGACCATTGGCTTTTGGGCAATGGAGTTGAGAAGTCATGTCTTTTTGTTGGATCATCATAATATGTGCTCTTCTAGATGTCgatgtagtagtagtagtagcagcagcagcagtagtagcagtagcagtagtagtagtagatgtcaATGTGATTAACCTTTTAGTTTAAACTTTGTTGGAGACATCAACTGGGTAACGATGGATGCAGCTAGCCCAGGGTCCATCTGCACCAGAAGATGGTTGTATACACATCCACCCAACGGTGTTGCATTCGTACCCTGCACCGAACCCAATCATCCACACCCTATTGCCTTTCTTCATCCGGCCTTTAGCTTCGATGTATGCCAACTCATACCACACCGATGCACTCAACTGGTTTCCAAATCGATGTAGCGTCATTCGTGATGCCTCAACGTGCTTGTCTGATAGATCGAGGCCATGTTGTACTGAGGTGATAACCGCTGGTCCACCAACATGGATGCAGAAATGCTCAAATGCAAGACAAAAATTGGGGATGTATTGTCTCGCCCTCCTTGAGCTGAGCACCTTTTTCACCATGCGATAGAGCAAAACTCTGAGAAGCTCTGACCCCGGTAGGACAAGAGGTCCGGTTACCATGATATTTGCCTTCAGCGCTTCTTCAGCGACACCCATAATGTCTTTAGAGAGAGCAGTCCCAAAGTTTCCCTTCTCATCTTCCTCTTGATAAACACACCGGTAGGCAGCATCATTTGCTGCAGTGATTGTCCGGGCCAAATGCTCAAGCCGAAATCGAGCCTTGGACCTATAAGTCGACAAGAGCTTGGCGGCACCGCCCATACGAAACAATATGTTAGACAACTGCATGGAACGCATATTTCCTGCATAGTATACTGGTCCAATGATCTCGGTAGATACCACCAATGCATATGATCCCCAAGGCATGACCTGCAGCATGTTGCTCGCAATCCCCACCGCAGTCACTGACGCAGTACACGCCATCCCTGAAAGGTTCATGAGGCGGATATCACCTCGCAACTTGTATCTGTTCACAATCATGTTAGCGTTGGATGGTACAGGGCAAAATCCACTGCAATTGGTGATAAGAACACGGATCGCATCACGGTTGATACATGTCTTGGCAAAAAGTTCATCAATCATTGGGAACACGATCAACTCTGCCTCCGCACGTGCTTCATCAAGCCCACAATTCCGCTCTATATAGGAAAGTATAGGTGGTACATATGTCTGGTCGCTCAAGCCTGAGCGCTCCAGAATAGTAGCTATAAAGTTGGTAGTAGAATCATCTAGCAAAGGCGAGAGATGTGCATGCTCAAGCAAGGTTGCCTTTGGGTATCTAAACTTGGAGCTTGCCACAAAGCAAACATAGTCAAGGAGGTATACAGTTCTAGGACGGAGTGCAAGGTAGAATGTTGCTGTGACGATGAAAAGAACGACGACGAGGAATAGGTGGATGGGACATATAGCACTGTACTGAGGCACAATCTGGTGAGCAGAGACAGCCCCTTGTGTAATCTTTGTGAGAACGACACCTGCGAGTGTAGTTGCAATGGCCATTCGCAGGATGAGGGTGTTGGCAGCACGATGGTATAGCAATCTTAAGTGTTTAAGACGAGAACTCATGTTGTTGGGTAATGTGGTGTACGTCGTGTGCATATGTCGATGAGGATAGCAACCAAGGCCAGTAACAATGGGATATTTATACAAGGGCCTTGAATATGTTTGAACGTTTCTTTACACTGAGAATCTTATGCTAGAAATACGTAACATCACATCTAGTTCAAATAAATTTCTAGCAGTCCTTGAGCAATGATCATACATCTGAGACCCTACAGCCCTACTTCTCAACCATATTTCGTACTTGCATATTTTTCATGTTGCACACTAGTGTGTAACCCATGTTTTTCGCACTGCACAACAGGAACACTCTCATTAAAAAAGATTATTAAGAAGACATTATAACACATATATTGAAAAGGATTATAAATGAACCAGCCAACTAATTTGGTATATCTATTTTTCTTGCACTTTCTGTACTTTTGCttctgtttttctttttcataAAACACATTTTTTAACGATAGATGGCAGCTTTGTGCTTGCGGGAAAAAGAATGAAAGGAAATATATTTTCTCACATTTGCTATAGTGCATAAAACTACTTTGTTTTTTAGTGGACTGCTTTATTTCTTGAAAAGTGGTAGGTTGGGTCGGATCATGCATGGGCCGGGATGCATACGTGTGACCTATTTGTTTGTcggaaaataaaataaaatctaTTTTCTCACATTTGCTATACCGAAAAAGGCTTCCGCCCCGTTATATATATAAAACACCAACCACTCATTACAACCACCAACacaacaaagaaaaagaaaatcgACATGGATacaaaatactccctccgtcccataatatagctcttatattatgagacggaggg contains these protein-coding regions:
- the LOC125529907 gene encoding 3-ketoacyl-CoA synthase 4-like — translated: MSSRLKHLRLLYHRAANTLILRMAIATTLAGVVLTKITQGAVSAHQIVPQYSAICPIHLFLVVVLFIVTATFYLALRPRTVYLLDYVCFVASSKFRYPKATLLEHAHLSPLLDDSTTNFIATILERSGLSDQTYVPPILSYIERNCGLDEARAEADGFCPVPSNANMIVNRYKLRGDIRLMNLSGMACTASVTAVGIASNMLQVMPWGSYALVVSTEIIGPVYYAGNMRSMQLSNILFRMGGAAKLLSTYRSKARFRLEHLARTITAANDAAYRCVYQEEDEKGNFGTALSKDIMGVAEEALKANIMVTGPLVLPGSELLRVLLYRMVKKVLSSRRARQYIPNFCLAFEHFCIHVGGPAVITSVQHGLDLSDKHVEASRMTLHRFGNQLSASVWYELAYIEAKGRMKKGNRVWDDKVIQTAISKFYKDDLRTMIDAIKLNLTLSLCVSYFISGFSIAQGGVRLAAILNRIISVKNNSRLQNL